A region from the Drosophila takahashii strain IR98-3 E-12201 chromosome 2L, DtakHiC1v2, whole genome shotgun sequence genome encodes:
- the Cdk1 gene encoding cyclin-dependent kinase 1 yields the protein MEDFEKIEKIGEGTYGVVYKGRNRLTGQIVAMKKIRLESDDEGVPSTAIREISLLKELKHENIVCLEDVLMEENRIYLIFEFLSMDLKKYMDSLPVDKHMESELVRSYLYQITSAILFCHRRRVLHRDLKPQNLLIDKNGLIKVADFGLGRSFGIPVRIYTHEIVTLWYRAPEVLLGSPRYSCPVDIWSIGCIFAEMATRKPLFQGDSEIDQLFRMFRILKTPTEDIWPGVTSLPDYKNTFPCWSTNQLTTQLKNLDANGVDLIQSMLIYDPVHRISAKDILEHPYFQGFQSGLVRN from the exons ATGGAGGACTTCGAGAAAATTGAGAAGATTGGCGAGGGCACATATGGAGTGGTGTATAAAGGTCGCAACCGGCTAACGGGCCAAATAGTGGCAATGAAGAAAATTCGCCTGGAGTCTGACGATGAAGGCGTTCCGTCGACCGCGATCAG ggaaATTTCGTTGCTCAAAGAGCTGAAACATGAAAACATTGTGTGCTTGGAAGATGTTTTGATGGAGGAGAATCGCATATACTTGATCTTTGAGTTTTTATCGATGGACCTGAAGAAATACATGGATTCGCTGCCGGTTGATAAGCATATGGAGAGTGAATTGGTTCGAAGCTATTTGTACCAAATAACCAGTGCCATTTTATTCTGCCATCGTCGCCGAGTTCTCCACCGAGATCTGAAGCCCCAGAATTTACTTATCGACAAGAATGGCCTCATAAAAGTGGCTGACTTTGGTCTCGGTCGATCCTTCGGCATTCCCGTGCGCATCTACACCCACGAGATCGTGACTTTGTGGTACAGAGCCCCCGAGGTTTTACTGGGCTCACCTCGGTACTCCTGTCCCGTCGATATCTGGTCCATTGGGTGTATATTTGCGGAAATGGCAACGAGAAAGCCGCTGTTTCAGGGCGACTCGGAAATTGACCAGCTATTCAGAATGTTCAG AATTCTTAAAACCCCCACCGAAGACATTTGGCCAGGGGTCACTTCGCTGCCCGACTACAAGAACACCTTTCCCTGCTGGTCGACCAACCAATTGACCACTCAGCTGAAGAATCTCGATGCCAACGGTGTTGATCTTATTCAAAGTATGTTAATCTATGACCCGGTTCATCGCATTTCCGCCAAGGACATTTTGGAGCACCCCTATTTCCAGGGCTTTCAATCGGGCTTAGTTCGAAATTAA